The genomic DNA CACATGACAACTTTGTAAACTCTGAAATCGTTGTGAGATGTTGCTAGGCTTTGTTTCCAACTTCTAGATATTTTTCCGAAGAAATATCTCGTAACGCGCTAATCATGTTCACGACACAAAATAAGGACAGTAAGCTCCTATAAGTCATGGGCATCACTAAGTCGCTTTAAGTCGGAGAAAGAACTTTCCGTAACATGTTCTTATAAACATGCTTAAAATCGACAGGTTTGTTTCTGCGTAACCACTGACAACGCGTAACCCGGTCATATTGTTGCCCCATTGAGCTATAATTTACATATACACCATCGCCTTCCACTGTAAGTGTGCCGCAAAAACGCTCGAGAAAAGTTAAAGTTCTGTGATATTCAAAATGTGCATCTTCCAAGAAATGCAAAGCGTTGATTGGGAGCTCTCTTAAGAGCTCGTAGAATCCCCGATTAATGCATTCTAAGCTCCGCCTCCAAAAACAATAGTGCGTGTGGCATCGCATTTAACCATTCAAAACGAAACGCTACCACACAATAACTTTGTAAACTCTGAAATCGTTGTGAAATGTTACCGGGTTTTGTTTCCTACTTCTAGATATTTTTCGGAAGAAGTATCTCGTAACGCGCCAATCATGTTCACAACACAAAATAAGGACAGAATCTTTATTACACTTCTTCTAAACTTTAGTTAAGTTAGTTAGCGAAAGTTTCGTTAAACCGACATAATACTACAATAAACTTGTATCCTAGTATTACATGAATAACCTAGATGAGAACTTCTAGGACGGTTGTGTTTCACTTTCTATTAATGGCTAATATTTCAGGAAAGGTTTGCATTAAAAAACTACCACACTTCTcgattgcgtttttttttttcgtttcttaaaTGGCCCTTTACGCTGTCTTGATCAAGAACGTCGCTTTACATAAATTGACTTGGTTGACCCAAAGTACATGCGGAAATGGCAAATTCTAACATGTGAAAGATTGTCTCtaattctaaaaattttatgataaaaatctAAAAAGTTTACAAATACCTTCACGAAcgtttcaggaaaaaaaaattatggtaaTTACAAATGGCCATAACAGCTTTGTCTTAAAATCATTCCTCGATATAAGAATACAAATACAGTATACTTCGTTTATAAATTCCAGCTGGTTATAATGCTAGCTAAGTTAGTACAGGCTCCTAGCTCATTACTTCCTCACGTTTAAGCCTCTCATACCCTTTTTCCCTTGTGCTTCTGGCTCATCATTCCCTCGCGTTTTAGCCTGCACTACGCTTTTTTCCCTTTGTGCTTCTGGCTCATTATTCTCTCGTATTTCAGCCTGTGGGCATTGTTCAGGTTCAGAACTTACAAACATGACAGTTCAGTAGCCCTCTTATCATTACCAAGGTAAGTAACCACATGCTAAGATTGAGCCTACACAAGGTGCTGAAAGTGATCATGAAAGCAGGGCAgtataatatttttcttgagaGACCTGATGTTAAATCCCAGAAGTAAACGAGTGTATACCCTCTCACCCCATTTAGATCCCCAAGACATCTCCACGTTTTTCAGAGCATTTTTCAATTGCTGTCGAAAATCTAAAACCATATAATCACCATGTAACAGTCAATAAGCACAAAGATTGATATTACCAATAACCAATAAGAACTCAGAATAAAACAGGTAAAATACTAAAAGCGCGGGAATTCACGGGCGAACAAGTTATGATTAATTTTCGTTTTGTAATCACAGACAAAAGTAAAGCAAAGATGATGCAATCCCGGatcacttttgacactcaattgaaaaatactCTTATGTAGAAGTTTCTgctcaatttttcctttgtgcTTCTGGCTCATTATACCCTCACGTTTTAGCCTGCActgcccttttttttcctttttcctcttcTCTCATAATTCCCTCGCGTTTTGGCCCGCACtgtgtttttttccctttgtgcTTCCGGCTCACTATACCCTCGCGTTTCAGCCTGCTGGCTTTGCTCGGCTTTAGAACTCATAAACATGACAACAAACGCACCCATAAGGAGAGcaaaggaagacaaaaaatgcCACAGGTCATGCCAGTCGAAAAATCCTAAAATAACACATTCTTTGTTTTGGTCACGAGAGTTTTCTGGCGATAATGTTTTGTCTGTGGTGGGAAACTGTGTGAAAACCCAAACAGCTGCTACCAAAATGATACCGgtgagaaagataaaaagaactTGTAAAGTGCCCCTACCATGAAGCTTTCCAAATTTGTCTTTGGAAATCTTCTCCCAAAGCCTAGCTTTAGGTAGGATTGCGACGACGCAACAGGCAATGCATGTCAACAGAAACGCTTGAGCCGGATCCCTAAACCAGTAAACTTTAAAAATCGCCGCGGGTATTACAAGGCCACCCAAAATGAATACAAATGCGTTAAATGTCTTGTTCCTACAACACTTTTGGTGCATATTTAGTTTATAAAAAGCCCAAAACAACATCCCAAACCACCAAATGATCAGGAATTTGTAGAAAAACGCCTGCATTGTTATGTTCAGGCCAGAATTCGAGTTAAGTCGCCCAGCAAAGtagtttaaaacaaaaagaggTATAATGAAAAGTAGGAAGAAGTTAGAAGCGTTAACTCGGTACTTCTCATTTTGAGAACGATTCCGCTCAATGCCATTATACAACAACAGTACAATTAAACCAGCTATGATAAACATGAAGGCCGAATCGAACTGAAATGTGAACACGCCTGGACAGAGGTGGTAAAGTGTGGAAAACAATCCCTGGAACCCCAAAGCCCAGGCTAACGCATACGCGATAGAAAAAGAGTACCTCTGTTTTATTGCTGTTGCCCCTTCGACGTCTTTGCAGCGAAGATTCACCTTCCTTTCCAGCATCCATAGCCACAAAGCTAAGATTGGGCCGTGGACTATGTAGGGTAAGTTACTTGTCATTAAGTTACATGGAATATCAAGATTTGCAACTCTATAACAAAAGTCGTTGTAGTAACATTGATCTCTGTTCCCTTCCTGAATCATCGTATTCCAGTTTACAAACACGAACTGAGAAGCACCTACCATAAGCGTAACACCCACAATACATGTGATGTGGGCATAGCCCTCTCGATCAGAGGAAAACCAGTGAGATCTGATTACCTTCCGCTCTTCACAAACTAAATTGGCATTATTATTGACCTGATTACCTTCACCAGGCTTTGCCTGGATGAGAGACTCTTCGAAGAGAAAATACGCAAAGATAGACACTAATATACCAACcacaaatgatacaaaaaataGGACACAAATGGGCGTGGCATAATTATAATCAAACGACCTTGTCAGCATTAATGCGACATTTTTTGACTCACTAAGTTTGACGTCACCTGATAAGTTCTTCAGACCAATTCCAATGAACCATCTGGAAACGGAATCGGTTAAAGGGGGAATAGAAACGCTAGATAAAGTTATCCGTCCTTTTGTTACAAAGGACAGTCGAAGAGATTCCTTCTTGTAATCTATGCGCTCGAGGTCTTTCTGGACATCGACTTCTTCACAGTTGTGCGATACCTTCAAATAGGCAACAACTGTTGATTGAGACGTGGCAGTGATGTCCAGTTGTTTATCAGAGATACCTTGAGGTGGAATGAACTGGAACACGCTCACCTCAGCTCCCTGGACATTGACTATGCGTGTTTCATCAAGCGCGATTTCTGATGCACCTTCGGCTATTTGCACGGTGAAAGAAAGCCCACTGCCTTTTCCCAACACTGATAACAACTTCTCCCCCGTGGTTTTATTATTGGTCAAACCGGTGGGACAAATGCTTAAAGTGTTCCAAACTGATGTTGGCTTTGAAAGGTCCACATGACCAAGTAGAGACGAGTCAACTCGCTGGTACAAGGAAACGAGCAAGGAACCTAAAAATAAAAGGGATAATCTAGCACATAAATACATCAATAACTATCAAAACAGATGATAATAAGATTTCATAGGAGCCTACTAATGTGGGGTTAATGTCCACCCTAATGGCTTCGCTTGCCTGCCGGTCACTGAATCGAGCTGCGCTTCTTGCTGGAGACgctttgttctattttttaattcaagcgAGACATTAAGCTCACACATTTATCCAAATCTCTCTACTATGTAGTGAATGTTAGGGAAGGTCACAGACCCATATTCTTCTGATAAAATCAAACCAGAAAATGACGAATGTATCTTTACAGCATGACTGCTTCTTAGATCATTGTAGAAAAGGAAGTCTGAAAATGTTGAGGCTTGTTCTTCCAGGCGCTATTATCAgtacaaatgtttttctttccataaCTCACACCTAAGTTCCACATATCAGAGCCAAAATCTACTCTTATTTCTCTATAACCTTTAATTTAAAAGTATCTTTTGGAAACATAGCTCAGATTTGGAGACTTAATTTCTACTTTAACCTGCCGTGACTAATCCTAAGCGCCCAGACTGACTAGGAATAAAAGGAACAAATTGAGCGAAACGAGACCTTTCCAAGTAGCTACTGCATGATCTCCTTGACTATTaaaatctgaaatatttttggattcGCAGAAGCGAATTTGTCAAATAAAACTAGGTACGAGAACGACAGGAGCTAGGCTGATGTGTTTCAAGTTTCTTGTAGGAATGCTAGTTTCACTTTTCCTCTTACATGGACAGTCTATCCTAAAATTGCTAGAAGTTCGAAGTTGACATTTTGTTTATTGGTGGAATGCCACAACAATAATGCTCAAGTTTAACCGTAATTTTCGGAATTAAAGATCCTTCGAGAGAAGCGACCACGACGAAGAATGctgtaaaattttaatcataagtCTGATCTGGAAAGAAGGAAACCTGATCTGTGCAAACAGTGAATAGCATCAGGAGAAGCTGCACAGTCCATAATTAATAATAGTTACCtgttaaggatatcgaacaaaagaacagcctttttttttattagatcaattgtcaattactttaatttgtgtGCCTAGTTACAATcttagttacaatgtttatctttttccctattggtttgtaatcggatattttagcgtcaccacgcgcatataaaaaCTAAATTAGCGTCCCTATAAGCCAGAGTTTCGTAAGATTTCACCTTGAACAGCAGCAACTTCGTTCTTTCgttccaaacctttggcacaagcgggaccgatatgtaagtgattttgttagttttatttcaatatgtttaagtttagtttttaccttgggcgatagcgcacatatgtactgtgttgtacaacagtacaactaattatcttgaaatcgaaggagtattttgaaacacaggcggcccaagcttcagctgtgagatgatcatcttacgcaataacggtcatggcggaattataagagtttgtatgggcatatttacgaccgccctcaggaataaaaaaaaatacgtcaaattctcaaaaaaaatacctcacctcgcttccacagcgtattgcttgttatctgaccgcttactttgatgaaaagagcccatttgagcgagttgttcatttcgaggttttcaacgtacataagaaaagcccaaggctgaacactccatttccgaacgcctgatccgagaagcgaaaaatccaagctcaaaatgatagggcggccacaaatccaacacagaatccaagcacacataatgtagtttcatttcaattcactacaaactcaatcttccccgtgcaaccgacgctaagccgcggtttgcttcaaaaatttccagtttagaggtttctaacagcccgcgaccacatcaaccttgacacacgaccgttgaaaccctacctccttttcaaactgagccttgccggggaccacaccgtccgttattatcaataaattagtttagaaccacgggtccccTCCGGTCGAAATCGATCGAGAGGCTATTGTTTTATcctaaagtaaaagaaataagtatCTACAAGGGCACTTGGCAAGAAACACATACACGAAGTGCGAAATTTAGCGTAGCCGGCAACTAAGAATAAAGTAAATACTTACATGGCTGAGCGACTTGTTCTATTGTGACTCACATTCTCGTGCGGACGAAGCGAAATAACAGTTGTCTTGTTGGCAGAATTAAAATAGGTATGTCCAGATAGAACTAAATTGAATACTGGTATAAATCCTTGCCAGGTTTTCCTCTGACTACGAAAATAATCAcacatttgtaaacatttccgAAGGCGAATTCGATTGGCCGATCGAAACAATAGCCTCTTGATCGATTTCGACCTGAGGGAacccgtggttctaaaacaatttattgataatAACGGACGGCGTGGTCCCTggcgaggctcagtttgaaaaggaggtagggtttcaacggtcgtgtgtcaaggttgatgtggtcgcgggctgttagaaacctctaaactggaaatgtttgaagcaaactgcggcttagcgtcggttgcacggggaagattgagtttgtagtgaattgaaatgaaactacagtatgtgtgcttggattctgcgttggatttgtggccgcccggtcattttgagcttggatttttcgcttctcggatcaggcgttcggaaatggagtgttcagccttgggctttcTTATAtgcgttgaaaacctcgaaatgaacaactcgctcaaatgggctcttttcatcaaagtaagcggtcagataacaagcactacgctgtggaagcgaggtgaggtattttttttgagaatttgacgtatttttttattccttagagcgctcgtaaatattcccatacaaactcttaaaattccgccatgaccgttattgcgtaagatgatcatctcacagctggagcttgggccgcctgtgttTGAAATAACTAGACGCTCACACAGTGacgcccacattttagtctttgggctgttaatcagccgcaaatggtcatcgtgtagccgatctttgaatctcgagtagttttaatttagccttttatgatttttttatgttaattcacgttgattgttgttattttaatcgcgttatcgacataggcacgtaaagcgtttctttcatgcctttcGCACCAATTCAATTAGATTCATGCTttcgttataatattattgcaatttcagtttacgatcgtgatcgtgaccgtgatctaaataaacaccgttgatagtcatcttggttttcgtggtttcaTTACGACCGGTAAAATAGTCCCACATCAGCGAAACTTAGAAAACACGCATAGCGACACCCCTCGAAGTTTCCTCTTTCGTCGCAAGCGTCGCTTTACCACTTTCGGAAATTTCGAAAACACTTTCGGATTACTAAAGAATAATTAAGGAATTAAATCAATgtagaaagagagattttgtttcttcattaaAACCAAAAGTCAACAAAACTTCGCTCTCCTAGAAGTAGGTAACACCACTCTATCAAACTGGTTATGCCCTCACCTTTCTTCTTGTCattccttttagttttcatgCGTAAAAAGCTCCCGGGTTTGTCCAGCTTCAAAACACAAGATAGCTGCAGAATGCTGTTACTGGATAGTGTGCCATTGATCTCTATCACCCCACTCTGGACATTTGAAACATTCATACCGGACGAACATGTTGCTAGAAGATGTCCACAGGCTGAGGGGCACCGAGCAAATAGGAGTAGGAATGAATATAAAAGGATTGAAAACATCCTAAAAAGCAA from Pocillopora verrucosa isolate sample1 chromosome 10, ASM3666991v2, whole genome shotgun sequence includes the following:
- the LOC136283861 gene encoding uncharacterized protein encodes the protein MFSILLYSFLLLFARCPSACGHLLATCSSGMNVSNVQSGVIEINGTLSSNSILQLSCVLKLDKPGSFLRMKTKRNDKKKGSLLVSLYQRVDSSLLGHVDLSKPTSVWNTLSICPTGLTNNKTTGEKLLSVLGKGSGLSFTVQIAEGASEIALDETRIVNVQGAEVSVFQFIPPQGISDKQLDITATSQSTVVAYLKVSHNCEEVDVQKDLERIDYKKESLRLSFVTKGRITLSSVSIPPLTDSVSRWFIGIGLKNLSGDVKLSESKNVALMLTRSFDYNYATPICVLFFVSFVVGILVSIFAYFLFEESLIQAKPGEGNQVNNNANLVCEERKVIRSHWFSSDREGYAHITCIVGVTLMVGASQFVFVNWNTMIQEGNRDQCYYNDFCYRVANLDIPCNLMTSNLPYIVHGPILALWLWMLERKVNLRCKDVEGATAIKQRYSFSIAYALAWALGFQGLFSTLYHLCPGVFTFQFDSAFMFIIAGLIVLLLYNGIERNRSQNEKYRVNASNFFLLFIIPLFVLNYFAGRLNSNSGLNITMQAFFYKFLIIWWFGMLFWAFYKLNMHQKCCRNKTFNAFVFILGGLVIPAAIFKVYWFRDPAQAFLLTCIACCVVAILPKARLWEKISKDKFGKLHGRGTLQVLFIFLTGIILVAAVWVFTQFPTTDKTLSPENSRDQNKECVILGFFDWHDLWHFLSSFALLMGAFVVMFMSSKAEQSQQAETRGYSEPEAQREKNTVRAKTRGNYERRGKRKKKGSAG